Sequence from the Maribellus comscasis genome:
GAATAATCAGAATAGGCATTCAATATTTTTTCAAACAAGAAGCAAACAAATCTATTGCGAAGTCGAGACTTAAGCAATTTTAAATTCTCCATCAAGTAACTCAACATTAAAATTCACTTTTGCATGAAGTGCATTAAAAACACGTAAAATCGTCTCAATCGTTACATTTTTTGCATTATTCTCAATTCGCGAAATCTGAGATTTCTGAACACCAATCATTTCACCCAACTGAGATTGTGTGAGGTGTCTTTCTTTACGGGTTTGCCTTATCATTTTCCCCAACAAATCAAGCCTTAACTCATATTCATATTGATTACGTTTCTCCGTTCCAACTTTCCCTACATATTTATCCTTCGCCTCTTCTAAGGTGTAAATTCTCAATTTATTATTTTCCATGACTGCTATCTTTCACTTTTTTGTTCAAAATACTGCTTCATTATTTTTTTCGCGTTTTCTATCTCTGCTTTTGGAATTTTATCTGTCTTTTTTACGATTCCATGTGTGGCAACAACCAACGTGTCCGTTCTATCCGTCTTGTCCCAGAAGGCAAATAACCGATAATAAGTTTTTTTGTATTTAGTTCTGAACTCCCAAATCAAATCATCAAGCTTTTTGAATAATTCCGGGTCATTTACATATTTTGCTTTGTCAATATTATACAGAACCTTATCTCTCGATTTTTCATCAAGCATATCAAGTAAATCCCAGACTTCTCCAAGCAAAAGAACGTTGAATTTTTGTTTCATTCGAATAGGCTTATGCAAACAAAATTACATAAAAGTTCTAATATATAGAAACTTTTTTTATTGCGGAGAGTTCTTTTCTGAAAGCACTCCCAAAGTTAGCAAACCATAAAAAGTATATTCCAAATCGCGGGAAGAATCTCCGTCGCCTGATAAAAAAGCGCCATTTTCATAATTTTCCTGAACCAAATTCAGACAATCAGGAGCAAGCGTTCGTATGTCTTGCCCAACTTTTTGCAAGGCAAAAAGCGCAACTGCCGTTGAAAGCAAATCGGCATTTGTTTGCTCAGGAAAAACTTTAAATCCTTTTCCTTTTTCAAAATAATGCAACAGGATTGCGGCTTCCTGTTTTACATTTTTCCCCGTTAAAAATTTGGCCATTAACAGCGCGGCAGAAAAACTACAAGGTAAATCTTCGGGTAGTTTGTAGAACTTTAGAAAAATCCGAACAAAAAAATAAACGATTCTGTTTTTTCCGAATAAAGCATCAAAACTGAGCATAAACAGGAAAAATCGGTAGGCTGTATTTACATTCTTTCCACTTTTTGAAAGCCACCGAAATAATTCAAAAAAAGATGGTTTTTGAAACTGCTCCTCATCCAACGACAAACGAATTAACAACAAAGAAAATCTATCGATTACCTTTTTTTCATCTTGTTGAAGTGTTGAAATATATTGATTTAGTTTTTTCAACTGCTCATTCAATTTTAATCCTTTTGAAAGCCAGCATCCAAACAATGAATAATACAAATCGGGATTTTCTGCGCGATCAGTAAAAGCTCCGTTTTTATGTTGTTGTGTTTTTATAAATTCTATGACTTCTGCCCTACTCATTTTATCGAGCAACAAAAATCCTTTTTCAATTTCAGAAATAAACTGACGATAAACGGGTTGGTATGAATTCCGACGACTCACCTTACGATTTGAAAACTTTTCCCATAACTCCGTACAAACTTAATCGCAATTTTTTGTTTTGAAGTTTGTCCAGCTCTGCGTAACATTTTTGTACGTAGTCCGCGAGATATTTGTCAGCCGTAACTTCGGTGTCGTGTTGTTCAAAACACTCCAGCAACACATCAAAATTTTCAGTTTTAATAATGTCTGAAAAAGTAGGCGAATGACCGTTGATACTTTGCTTCAACAACGACAACAAAAATGGAAAATCGAACGCATGTTTCAGGTGATTGGTTTCGCGAAGCTCATTTAAATCATCGCGAATTTGATAGGCAATTCCAAAATATTCAGCAAATTTTGACAAAATCTGAAGTTCAGATTCCGCAGCATTCCCAGCAATCGCGCCGGTCATTAATGCTACTTTCACTGCTTCACCGGTTTTCTGTTCAAAAATCTGCAAAATTTCATCCACCGATTTTTGCGCAATATTTTGCTGTAAAAGAATGTCAGCGCCCTGGCCTTCGGAAAGATTTAAATGCGATGTCGCCACCACTTTTAAACAATTTGCTTTAACTTTTGCATCGCAGGGCACAGTGGCCAACAACTGGTAACCTTTACCAATTAAATAATCGCCAATATTAATTGCGACAGGCACTCCGACACTTTTATGCAGCGCCGGTTGCTCGTAACGAAAATCCTCATTATCCTGAATATCGTCGTGTACCAGCGATGCTTTGTGAAAACACTCAATAATCAAGGCCAGCGCAGACTGCACTTCTCCTGAAATTTCCTCTGCATACGACTGATACGCAAGCAAAGCCAACAGTGGGCGCATGCGTTGTCCGCCCAGTGCCATGGTTTTTAAAGCCAGTTTCTCAGTATCTGTATTCCCCTGAAAAAATTTGGCTAAACTTTCCTCTGAGAAATATTCCTGTACCCGATTTTTTATCATCGAAACAGAAAGCGGTTGAAATTCTTTTTTATCTGTAATCTGCTCAATTTCGGAAAAAAGCCATTCATAATCGAGTGAAGTATTTACACAGCCATCGTATAAAAGTGGCAGGCCGATTACCGGAACCGCAGCGCGTGAAACCGGATCAAACGAATTTTGCAATACCGGCATACAACTTACGCCAATTACCGCATCAATAGAACCTTCTTCCACCAAACCAATGGCAACCGTTGTTCCTTCGGCCACAAGCGTTGAATATCCCAACTCCTCAGCCCTTCCAAGAATATCATCAATCTGGCAACCTTTGCAACCCGCACAAATTAATCCCAATTCATCAAACACACCTTTGCATTGCAGATTATTTCGCAAACACTGTGGCAACAGCAAAAGTCGCCGATTGAAAGGCGTTGCGTTAACCACATCACGCCAGGTTTCGTTTCCTAGTAAAACGATGGTAAAATCCAGAAATTCTTCATCCAGATTTAAACGCGTCAAAAGTTCTTTTGAACTGGTTTCCAGCAACTCAAATGAAGCCGGTGGCATAATATTTTTTTCAGCAGCAAACACAGCAACTTCCTTCCGCAACAATTCACGGATTTGCTTGTCTTTTGGAACTTTTAATATGCGTTTTTTTGCTGTCATTTTTTATCCGTATGCCCCCAATCCAAAAAAGGCACGTTTTTTTGCAAAGCGGTAAATCCAGCCTTTTTCAGGAACAGGAGTTCCGGAACCGTGGCTCGGAACCAGAGGCATTGCTTTTAATCGTTCGGCTTCGTTTTCTCTTCCTGAAGAATCTTTTGCATTGTATTTTTCTGTCATTTCAACCAGCCATTTCGGGTCTTCCATAATTACACAGCCCGATGTTTTTTTTGGAATTTCATTTCTTAAAGCTTCCAGAAAAACCGATTCTTTGTAAATATTTTCAAGTGACTTATCCTCGACATTTTCTGCGGCAAACTGAATAACCGGGCAAGGTTCAACAAAACCCGATGCATTAATGTGATGACTCAAGCCGGTTGCTGCCGGGCAAAGTCCATTTCCATCCTGATCCCAGTACGCATCAATAATTGCGATATCAAACTGCGAGCGGGCATCTACCATAAATTGCCGCAGCTTTTGAATTTCATGTTTTTCCAAAGCCAGTTCAACAGTCGAATCCGCTCCCACCGGCCGGTAAATATAATACCAGAGGTAAGCCACATTTTTCTGAATCAGCGAATTGATAAAATCAGCAGAAAGCGCCAAATCCATATTCGATTTACAAACACTCATCGCCACTCCTGTAATTAATCCGGCATTGGTAGCATTTTCAACAGCTTCCACAGTTCGGCGAAAAACATCCTTCCCCCGGCGGCGAATATCAGCAACTACTTCATCGCCTTCAAAACTAATGAGCGGTGTTACATTTCCCAATTTTCGCAATTCTTCCGCCACTTCCGGAGTAAGCAGTGTCCCGTTTGTAAACAACTGGAAATAACAATCCGGATGCTTTTTCAGAACTTCAAAAAGAGGTCTGTATGTTAACGGCTCTCCACCCAGAATTCCAAAAAAATAAGAACCTTTTGCTTTGGTCTCTTCAATAATCCGGTTCAATGTTTCCGGCGACATGCGGGAGTTCTTTTTTTTATGTGTCACCCAGCAGCCTTGGCAATTCAGGTTGCAATCGTCGGTAACCGAAATAAAATGAAACGCCGGAAAAAAATCGCCATTTTTCAGTCGTTTTTGGTAACGCGCAAAACTCAGCGAACCTTTTACTCCCATGTTGTACACAAATTTGTACAAACATTTTCTATCTGTATTTTTAAGAATCCTTTTTATCATTCTTTGTAAAATCCATTCCCAATTTAAACTCGGCCAGTGCTTTTCTGCGTTCTTCCTCTGCTTGTTCAACAACGCCCTGTCGGAAAATGTTCCGGCGATTTTGATTGCGGGCATTCAATGTTGTGAGCAAACTTCCTTTGTCAATCGACACCTTTTTCCCATTGGGTTCGTCTCCTGCCAGCACTGTGTTTTCTGCCAAACGAGGAAACATAATCGCCGAAGTCGGACAGGTTCTTCCACACGCAGGACAACCATTTTTGCAGGCCAGCGGATCAACTACGTTCAACTTTTTTTTATCGAAGCTGTAAACACCAAACAAACAAAATCGTGCACATTTTCCACAATTGGAACACAACGATTCATCAATTACAGGAAACCATGCCGGCACATCTAAATCGGTAATCTGAACCTGATAACGGGCTTCGCCTTTTTCAATTTTAAAATCATTCTCCAACTTCGATAAAATCTTGTCAGCCGACAGTTCTTTAAAATTCAGCACTTCAAAATTACCAAAATCAATTCCGTTTTGCCGGAACATATTTTTAATGGCCCGCGGATAACACGCCACAATTATTTTTTGCTGAAATTCCTTTCCGATAGCATTTAACAAATCTTTTTCGTTGATGGTTAAAGCACATAAATCCTGCAACTCAAAAAGATCGACATCTAAATTTTTCAAGCCATTCAGAATTCCTTCCATCGATTCCGAAGAAATCACCTGAGCTTTACAGCGGCAAAAAAGTACGCATGATTTTTTTTCCATAACCTCCTTTGGTTAACACTCCTAAATAACCAAAATTTTAGACAAATGTAAAATGAATACGACAGAAAAGAGTTTGAATGGGACAAATTTAGAACAAAAGCTAATTTTTAAATCAAAACGGTCAAATTTATATCCTGCCAGATTGTATATTTGATAAAAAACGAAATGGAAAAACTAAGCAATTTACCCAATATCAGCAAAGTTTTGGAAAACGAGTTAGAACAGGTTGGAATTACTTCCGCTGAAGAGTTACGGGAGGTGGGGACAGAGAGTGCTTTTGTCCGTATTCTGACCATTGACGAAACGGCTTGCTTTAGTAAACTTTGTGCGTTGGAGGGAGCCATCCAGGGAATCCGCTGGCACAATTTATCGTCCAACCGGAAAGAAGAATTACGTGGATTTTTTAGAATAAAAAAGTTGAAATAAATACATGTAACAACAGACTACAAAGAGAAAACAAATTAAAACCTTGGCGAAATGAAACCACGTTTAAATATTGTAACACTGGGTGTAAAAAACCTCCAAGAATCAAGAGCTTTTTACAAAAATGCTTTCGGCTGGGAACTGGCCAACGGAAGTGATGAAAACATTGTATTTTTCAATCACGGAGGAATTGTGCTGGCTTTATACCCATTAGACAAACTGGCTGAAGATGCGGGAATTACAGCAGAACGTTCCGGCTTTTCGGGAGTAACACTGGCTATCAATCAGGATTCAAAAGAAGCATTGATTGAAACGTTTAATAAAGCAGTAGAAAACGGAGCTAAAATTCTGGTGGAACCGCGCGAAACCTTCTGGGGAGGTTTTGATGCCTACTTTGCCGATCCCGATGGCCATCCCTGGGAAATTGCCTGGGCACCATTCTGGAAGTTTGATGAACAGGGGAGTTTGTTTTTGGGATAACCGACCTTCAAGCAAAAAAGGATGCCACCTTTTTGTAAAGACGGCTTCCTTCCCGGGTTCAGCAATTTTTATTCGCTGTAATTTAAATGGCTGTTAAAGATCGCAAATTCCAACTATTTTTCAGGAATATTTTCGAGTGTCACCACCAGAAAATCCCAGAATTTTTTTACACTTTCAATATTTACTTTTTCATCAGGAGAATGAGGGAAACGAATGGTGGGACCAAACGAGATCATATCCCAGTTCTGATACTTTCCTCCAAGAATTCCGCACTCCAGTCCGGCATGAATTGCCTTTATTTCAGGTATTTTGTTAAAATTTTTATTATAGACTTCCTGCATTGTTTTCAAAATAGGTGAATCCATGTTGGGTTTCCACCCGGGATAGGCGCCGGTAAAAGACACCTCGGCTCCGGCAAGGGTAAAAACAGCTTTAATTCTTGAAGCCAAATCCTCTTTGGCCGAATCTACCGAACTGCGCATCAATGCAGCACACAAAATAGTTTTCTTTTGAGCATCCGATTTTACGATAGCCAGGTTTGTTGAAGTTTCAACTAACCCTTCCATACTGTCGCTCATTCGAACTACCCCGTTGGGGCATGCGACAACCGACAAAGTAAGACGAACCTGTGTTTTTTCATCTATCAAATCTGAAGGGACTGTTGCCTGCTCAACGGTAATTTTTAAATCGGGTTCAGTAACAGCCAGTTCGGTTTTAATTGTATCAGAAATTTCTTCAACCAGGGCTACAAAATCTGCAACATCCGCTTCGTTTACTGCAAGCAAACCAAAAGCCTCACGAGGAATAGCATTTCGTAAACTTCCCCCATCAATACTCGCCAGGCGCACACCAAGTTTTGCGTATGCCGCATTCAGAATACGAAAAAAAACCATATTGGCATTTCCTCTTCCCAGTGAAATATCCATTCCCGAATGTCCCCCTTTCATACCGGTTACATTTAGTTTCATCCCGGTGAAACCGGCGGGCACTTTTTCTGTTGAGTAGGCAAACAAAGCACTGGCATCCTCCCCGCCGGCACAGCCTACATACAATTCACCTTCGTCTTCAGAATCCATATTAATAAGAATATCGCCCTGAAGGACGCCCGGGGCCAATCCGTTTGCTCCGTCCATCCCGGTTTCTTCGGTTGCAGTAAGTAAAACCTCAACCGGCCCATGTTGAATTGTTTTTGAAGCCAATACCGCCAGGGCCGCAGAAACCCCGATACCGTTATCTGCTCCCAATGTTGTACCCCTTGCTTTTACCCAGTCGCTATCTACAAAAGCTTCAATCGGATCTGTTTCAAAGTTGTGTTCTTTATCGCTGTTTTTTTGCGGAACCATATCGAGATGCCCCTGAAGAATTACACCTTTCCGGTTTTCCATTCCGGATGAAGCAGGCTTGCGGATTATCACATTCCCTGCATCATCTTTGAGGGTTTCCAAACCCAAATTTTTCCCAAAATTATACGCCCACCTCTGAATTTCTTCTTCGTGATCAGAGGGACGTGGAATTTTTGTCATCCGATCAAAAATGCTCCAGACTTCCCGGGGCTCCAAACTTTTTATTTCAGTATTCATGATTATGATTTAATATTTTATTTCTGTTGCTGCTTCTTTAATACCAAAAATTGTAACGATACTTATTTTTTAATGTGATAACAAAACAAAAGGAAAATTTATAATTTGTCAAAATTCGCAAAAAATCCTTGCAAAATGTATAAAATTTCAGTTAAAGAATGTAAAACCTGATATGCATCCACGATTTGTTATGATATAATTGATACTTTTAGCCCTTTCAAAAAAAATTAATATGAGTGATAAGAACAAGGCATTTTTCGGACATCCGATTGGATTGTCAACTTTATTTGCCAGCGAACTTTGGGAGAGGTTTAGTTACTATGGAATGAGAGCACTATTGGTGCTTTTTTTAACTGCGACGTTTGCTTCCGGTGGTTTCGAAATGGCGGAACTTGATGCATTTACTATTTATGGAATTTTCACCGGTCTGGTATATGTAACTCCTATCATTGGAGGAATGTTAGCCGACAAAGTACTTGGGCAACGCAAATCAATTTATATTGGCGGTTTAACCATGGCAATTGGTCAACTTCTGCTGGCTTCTAGTGCCTGGCTTCACGGAGCTGATGTAGATGTTGAATTACGAAAAACATTATTTTTCTCAGGACTGGGGATTTTGATAGCAGGTAACGGCTTTTTTAAACCCAATATTTCAACCATGGTTGGTGAACTGTACGATAACAACGACCCAAGAAAAGACGGTGGCTTTACCATTTTTTACATGGGGATAAATATTGGTGCATTTCTTTCACCACTGGTTGCCGGAAAATTGGGCGAACAGGTGGCCTGGCAATATGGATTCCTGTCGGCGGGTGTTGGAATGATACTTGGAACAGTATGGTTTTTTGTTCGCAGCCACACACTTGGCCATATAGGAATGCCTCCAAAGGTAAAAGCAGAAAGGGTACGCCTGATAATAAAAGACTGGATAAGCATTTTGATTTATGTCGTAGGCTTGGTAGGCCTTATTTTTGGTGTCATTGTAGGTTGGGGCGTTTTGCCGTCAGCGGTAAGCAAAACCATTATTTATGTTGTAGCTATTGGAGGTACACTCTACCTTTTATCCAGTATTTTCAAAGGTACATCAGGAAAAACAGAATGGTCGAGAGTCGGAGTTATTCTAATCCTGGCCTTGTTTAATGTCTTTTTCTGGAGTGGTTTTGAACAGGCAGGAACCACATTTAACATATTTGCGCGCGACAATACGCAAAGAATGGTTGGAAACTGGGAAATTCCAGCTACCTGGTTTCAAAGTATAAATGCTTTTTATATTGTTGCTTTTGCTCCTCTTTTTAGTATTTTGTGGGTAAAACTCGACAGGGTTAAGCTTAATCCCAGTACTCCACAAAAATTTGGATTGGGAATGACTTTTCTGGCTTTAGGTTTTGTGATTATGGCCATTGCTTTTTCAAAATCAACATCCGGGGAAGAAGTAAGGTTGGTGAGCCCGTTGTGGTTGGGAATGGTTTATATGTTTCATACATGGGGCGAGCTTTCTTTGTCGCCGATTGGGCTGTCGATGGTTACCAAACTTTCTCCG
This genomic interval carries:
- a CDS encoding helix-turn-helix domain-containing protein, which gives rise to MENNKLRIYTLEEAKDKYVGKVGTEKRNQYEYELRLDLLGKMIRQTRKERHLTQSQLGEMIGVQKSQISRIENNAKNVTIETILRVFNALHAKVNFNVELLDGEFKIA
- a CDS encoding type II toxin-antitoxin system RelE/ParE family toxin; translation: MKQKFNVLLLGEVWDLLDMLDEKSRDKVLYNIDKAKYVNDPELFKKLDDLIWEFRTKYKKTYYRLFAFWDKTDRTDTLVVATHGIVKKTDKIPKAEIENAKKIMKQYFEQKSER
- a CDS encoding polyprenyl synthetase family protein, which gives rise to MTAKKRILKVPKDKQIRELLRKEVAVFAAEKNIMPPASFELLETSSKELLTRLNLDEEFLDFTIVLLGNETWRDVVNATPFNRRLLLLPQCLRNNLQCKGVFDELGLICAGCKGCQIDDILGRAEELGYSTLVAEGTTVAIGLVEEGSIDAVIGVSCMPVLQNSFDPVSRAAVPVIGLPLLYDGCVNTSLDYEWLFSEIEQITDKKEFQPLSVSMIKNRVQEYFSEESLAKFFQGNTDTEKLALKTMALGGQRMRPLLALLAYQSYAEEISGEVQSALALIIECFHKASLVHDDIQDNEDFRYEQPALHKSVGVPVAINIGDYLIGKGYQLLATVPCDAKVKANCLKVVATSHLNLSEGQGADILLQQNIAQKSVDEILQIFEQKTGEAVKVALMTGAIAGNAAESELQILSKFAEYFGIAYQIRDDLNELRETNHLKHAFDFPFLLSLLKQSINGHSPTFSDIIKTENFDVLLECFEQHDTEVTADKYLADYVQKCYAELDKLQNKKLRLSLYGVMGKVFKS
- a CDS encoding radical SAM protein: MIKRILKNTDRKCLYKFVYNMGVKGSLSFARYQKRLKNGDFFPAFHFISVTDDCNLNCQGCWVTHKKKNSRMSPETLNRIIEETKAKGSYFFGILGGEPLTYRPLFEVLKKHPDCYFQLFTNGTLLTPEVAEELRKLGNVTPLISFEGDEVVADIRRRGKDVFRRTVEAVENATNAGLITGVAMSVCKSNMDLALSADFINSLIQKNVAYLWYYIYRPVGADSTVELALEKHEIQKLRQFMVDARSQFDIAIIDAYWDQDGNGLCPAATGLSHHINASGFVEPCPVIQFAAENVEDKSLENIYKESVFLEALRNEIPKKTSGCVIMEDPKWLVEMTEKYNAKDSSGRENEAERLKAMPLVPSHGSGTPVPEKGWIYRFAKKRAFFGLGAYG
- a CDS encoding ATP-binding protein → MEKKSCVLFCRCKAQVISSESMEGILNGLKNLDVDLFELQDLCALTINEKDLLNAIGKEFQQKIIVACYPRAIKNMFRQNGIDFGNFEVLNFKELSADKILSKLENDFKIEKGEARYQVQITDLDVPAWFPVIDESLCSNCGKCARFCLFGVYSFDKKKLNVVDPLACKNGCPACGRTCPTSAIMFPRLAENTVLAGDEPNGKKVSIDKGSLLTTLNARNQNRRNIFRQGVVEQAEEERRKALAEFKLGMDFTKNDKKDS
- a CDS encoding TfoX/Sxy family protein, translating into MEKLSNLPNISKVLENELEQVGITSAEELREVGTESAFVRILTIDETACFSKLCALEGAIQGIRWHNLSSNRKEELRGFFRIKKLK
- a CDS encoding VOC family protein, with protein sequence MKPRLNIVTLGVKNLQESRAFYKNAFGWELANGSDENIVFFNHGGIVLALYPLDKLAEDAGITAERSGFSGVTLAINQDSKEALIETFNKAVENGAKILVEPRETFWGGFDAYFADPDGHPWEIAWAPFWKFDEQGSLFLG
- a CDS encoding aminoacyl-histidine dipeptidase — encoded protein: MNTEIKSLEPREVWSIFDRMTKIPRPSDHEEEIQRWAYNFGKNLGLETLKDDAGNVIIRKPASSGMENRKGVILQGHLDMVPQKNSDKEHNFETDPIEAFVDSDWVKARGTTLGADNGIGVSAALAVLASKTIQHGPVEVLLTATEETGMDGANGLAPGVLQGDILINMDSEDEGELYVGCAGGEDASALFAYSTEKVPAGFTGMKLNVTGMKGGHSGMDISLGRGNANMVFFRILNAAYAKLGVRLASIDGGSLRNAIPREAFGLLAVNEADVADFVALVEEISDTIKTELAVTEPDLKITVEQATVPSDLIDEKTQVRLTLSVVACPNGVVRMSDSMEGLVETSTNLAIVKSDAQKKTILCAALMRSSVDSAKEDLASRIKAVFTLAGAEVSFTGAYPGWKPNMDSPILKTMQEVYNKNFNKIPEIKAIHAGLECGILGGKYQNWDMISFGPTIRFPHSPDEKVNIESVKKFWDFLVVTLENIPEK
- a CDS encoding peptide MFS transporter; amino-acid sequence: MSDKNKAFFGHPIGLSTLFASELWERFSYYGMRALLVLFLTATFASGGFEMAELDAFTIYGIFTGLVYVTPIIGGMLADKVLGQRKSIYIGGLTMAIGQLLLASSAWLHGADVDVELRKTLFFSGLGILIAGNGFFKPNISTMVGELYDNNDPRKDGGFTIFYMGINIGAFLSPLVAGKLGEQVAWQYGFLSAGVGMILGTVWFFVRSHTLGHIGMPPKVKAERVRLIIKDWISILIYVVGLVGLIFGVIVGWGVLPSAVSKTIIYVVAIGGTLYLLSSIFKGTSGKTEWSRVGVILILALFNVFFWSGFEQAGTTFNIFARDNTQRMVGNWEIPATWFQSINAFYIVAFAPLFSILWVKLDRVKLNPSTPQKFGLGMTFLALGFVIMAIAFSKSTSGEEVRLVSPLWLGMVYMFHTWGELSLSPIGLSMVTKLSPPKLVSTMMGIWMGSWAAGNFVASQMKAISIRLQDLLGMEIQVFWLIAIQSAIIAAILFLMAPMLKRMMHGIK